In Alkalihalobacterium alkalinitrilicum, a genomic segment contains:
- a CDS encoding DMP19 family protein, producing MLRRTVTNKVLKDNPHEKWNQFIDLLAMEDYCDLTEIQKVAHLCFVYDAEVQNGGHLQYFLNRGTALVTETAKALEDLGANGQAIIFSKAINVLNSIEISNIESIEEYINEADEGKFFELDLEYYGCEPSINDYLEQYLQKYETEFILIE from the coding sequence ATGTTAAGACGTACTGTAACCAACAAAGTGTTGAAAGATAATCCACATGAAAAGTGGAACCAATTTATTGATTTATTGGCAATGGAAGATTATTGTGATTTAACTGAGATACAAAAAGTTGCACATCTTTGTTTTGTATATGATGCAGAAGTACAAAATGGGGGACATTTGCAATATTTTTTAAATAGAGGTACAGCATTAGTTACCGAAACTGCAAAAGCTCTTGAGGATCTTGGAGCAAATGGGCAAGCAATTATTTTTTCTAAAGCTATAAACGTTCTTAACTCAATAGAGATATCTAATATTGAAAGCATTGAGGAGTATATCAACGAAGCAGATGAGGGCAAATTCTTTGAACTTGATTTAGAGTATTATGGTTGCGAACCAAGCATTAATGATTATTTAGAACAATATTTACAAAAATACGAAACAGAATTTATTTTGATAGAATAG
- a CDS encoding YcxB family protein — protein MCLEQGNQQAGRSNNFFDWSDIHFEREYEMMFLLYISKHKAIILPKRFFELNDDIDLFKIIVSKHVETNKIKFI, from the coding sequence ATGTGCTTAGAGCAAGGGAATCAACAAGCAGGAAGGTCGAATAACTTTTTTGATTGGAGTGACATTCACTTTGAAAGGGAATATGAAATGATGTTTCTTTTGTATATATCAAAACATAAGGCAATAATTTTGCCAAAAAGGTTTTTCGAATTAAATGATGATATTGATTTATTTAAGATAATTGTTTCTAAACATGTAGAGACAAATAAAATTAAGTTTATCTGA
- a CDS encoding DUF4825 domain-containing protein — protein sequence MRKVSTFLLFSIIVIFLFSGCNETNVNADIFQYKDSFVGDNSAVGNIANQLPGGEHLNGFELKTSEEPYGIILNYDWLNSEQEYKETVIYNATFLFTLVQNVDWITFKSDRYEITITKEDLQEWYGKEFSEVQNEDELKELIQENLKDENLVNQLLKSLSA from the coding sequence ATGAGAAAAGTGAGTACGTTTCTTTTGTTTTCAATAATAGTAATCTTTTTATTCAGTGGATGTAATGAAACTAATGTTAATGCAGATATTTTCCAATATAAAGATTCGTTTGTAGGTGATAACAGTGCAGTAGGAAACATTGCTAATCAATTACCAGGTGGAGAGCATTTAAACGGTTTTGAACTAAAAACAAGTGAAGAACCTTATGGCATCATCCTAAATTATGATTGGCTAAATTCAGAGCAAGAGTACAAAGAAACCGTGATATATAATGCAACATTTTTATTTACTTTAGTACAAAACGTGGATTGGATCACATTTAAGTCCGATAGATATGAAATTACAATTACGAAAGAAGATCTACAAGAATGGTATGGGAAAGAATTTAGTGAAGTTCAAAACGAAGACGAACTTAAAGAACTAATACAGGAAAATTTAAAAGACGAAAACTTAGTTAATCAATTATTAAAATCACTAAGTGCTTAA
- a CDS encoding CBO0543 family protein: MQNPTWDDVLKLRLKLKEANFEYWLNENLFTFSWWFLLITMFLFFISWWLLLEKSRMMEMLLYGFLVATIVILLDVIGVSFILWGYPLMLAPLVPPIFEIDIGHLPFVYMTIYQYFSTWKSYVIAMTITALIFAFVLEPITIWLDIYEANNWRHIYSLPIYVLIGIFCKWFITKIKQVENKYQKLLK; the protein is encoded by the coding sequence ATGCAAAATCCAACATGGGATGATGTACTTAAATTGCGTTTAAAATTAAAGGAAGCAAACTTTGAATATTGGCTCAATGAAAATTTATTTACTTTTTCATGGTGGTTTCTTTTAATAACAATGTTTTTATTTTTTATTTCATGGTGGCTCTTATTAGAAAAGTCCCGAATGATGGAAATGCTATTATATGGTTTTTTAGTAGCAACAATAGTGATATTACTTGATGTAATAGGAGTTTCATTTATTTTATGGGGCTACCCACTTATGCTAGCACCTTTAGTTCCTCCTATTTTTGAAATTGATATAGGACATTTGCCATTTGTTTATATGACCATTTATCAGTATTTTTCAACATGGAAATCATATGTTATTGCAATGACAATAACGGCTTTAATTTTTGCATTTGTTTTAGAACCAATTACGATATGGTTAGATATTTATGAAGCAAACAATTGGAGGCATATATACTCATTACCGATATATGTTCTTATAGGTATTTTTTGTAAATGGTTTATAACAAAAATAAAACAGGTAGAAAATAAATATCAAAAACTGTTGAAGTAA